In Halobaculum limi, one DNA window encodes the following:
- a CDS encoding lactate racemase domain-containing protein: MSDDEYELPLGTGTILVTLPDCEVDVAVPAGGEAVDPRAAAEAALDDPHGPPIESVVDADDQVCVVVTDVTRATPDEQLVDAMLDRIPADRDQVTIILGLGLHRPMTDAEIESGLGPYADLAQNHDPDSAVEVGTVDGVPVLVNPAVVEADTVLATGMVEPHQYAGFSGGAKTVVIGAGGEPIIRHTHGPEMLARSGVRLGRIDDNPFREFLDRAGDLAGPDFCLNVTHGPAGILGAAAGEPRSVVRDLAETAREALSVTVSGEYDAVVGGVPAPKDANLYQTSRAATYVLLGANNPVRSGGRVVLPARLPEGAGDGRGERRFYERLSAGESANAVFEEMREGYEPGAQRAFVLARAMRDHEVWITNSEHPEVATDCLLYAADSVADAVDPGSRVLVVPDALTTLLV; this comes from the coding sequence ATGTCTGACGACGAATACGAACTCCCGCTGGGGACGGGGACGATTTTGGTGACGCTGCCCGACTGCGAGGTGGACGTTGCGGTGCCCGCGGGCGGGGAGGCGGTCGACCCGCGGGCGGCGGCGGAGGCGGCGCTCGACGACCCGCACGGCCCGCCCATCGAGTCGGTCGTCGACGCTGACGACCAGGTGTGTGTCGTCGTGACCGACGTGACGCGGGCGACACCCGACGAGCAACTGGTCGACGCGATGCTCGATCGGATCCCTGCCGACCGCGACCAAGTCACGATTATTCTCGGCCTCGGCCTCCATCGACCGATGACCGACGCAGAGATCGAATCGGGGCTGGGGCCGTACGCCGACCTCGCACAGAACCACGACCCTGATTCGGCCGTCGAAGTGGGGACGGTCGACGGCGTCCCCGTCCTCGTCAACCCCGCCGTCGTCGAGGCCGACACCGTCCTCGCGACGGGGATGGTCGAACCTCACCAGTACGCGGGCTTTTCCGGCGGCGCGAAGACCGTCGTCATCGGCGCGGGCGGCGAACCAATCATCCGGCACACACACGGCCCCGAGATGCTCGCCCGCTCCGGCGTTCGCCTCGGTCGGATCGACGACAACCCGTTCCGCGAGTTTCTCGACCGCGCGGGCGACCTCGCGGGGCCGGACTTCTGCCTCAACGTCACCCACGGCCCAGCGGGCATCCTCGGGGCGGCCGCCGGGGAGCCTCGTTCGGTCGTCCGTGACCTGGCCGAGACCGCTCGCGAAGCCCTCTCGGTCACAGTCTCGGGCGAGTACGACGCTGTCGTCGGCGGTGTCCCCGCGCCGAAAGACGCCAATCTGTACCAGACGAGTCGCGCGGCCACCTACGTCCTCCTGGGTGCGAACAACCCCGTCCGCTCGGGTGGCCGTGTCGTCCTCCCGGCCCGACTTCCGGAGGGGGCCGGTGACGGCCGTGGCGAGCGACGCTTCTACGAGCGACTGTCTGCGGGTGAGTCGGCGAACGCGGTGTTCGAGGAGATGCGCGAGGGGTACGAACCGGGCGCACAACGCGCGTTCGTCCTCGCGCGTGCAATGCGCGACCACGAGGTGTGGATCACGAACAGCGAACACCCCGAAGTCGCCACCGACTGTCTGCTCTACGCCGCCGACTCCGTCGCCGACGCGGTCGACCCCGGCAGTCGCGTCCTCGTCGTCCCCGACGCGCTGACGACGCTCCTCGTTTGA
- a CDS encoding AAA domain-containing protein, which translates to MNVRGPIVDVGEVRQVSTKYGESDLAELSVRPDGGTSDPVTVTLWGKWTHTADHAEVGMELLVTDAERNDYDGDEGYTTSKESYVVLEPDFLVDVTDIRSWVQCPRMYYLNKLSGIPLNYPVVKGTVVHEVFGDLLRGVDLEDSIADRVGEAGLELGLLGREREEVANEVRRNAAAIEGWLSQGTITADDGESASLTGWDGDPDDSEWRSERTLISPTFGVKGRADAIRRGQPVELKTGKNTNREPRFQDKVQAACYALLLRERGVGADTGTLLYTKNTALDRGEESGDLSPAKEFSVGKGFLDFVVRQRNEIAATEFEMSVPTGYEADAKCEYCFEQDTCMVVSGRLGQESKAGQIGTPLPEEERDYFERTYHAIEEERRETHAEYRKLWEQSAEERAADDRALIDLTFESADPIGDGRWRITARKESDAVSKLREGDIALASDGDPTAGDAELGRIVELGDRVVVETDERIEVSRLDVYPSELSVSRMHTAVHDFVLKGDPDRKDVLFGRRDPAFRDDDTTYIDNNDAQNDAVNRAVNAEDFALVHGPPGTGKTYTIAQIVRTLVADGDRVLLSAFTNRAVDNALEALRDQGMGTEPDDGVLRVGTKTGVRGDMQDLRLVTRGDPNDRAATLNDADVVAATTSSCGSRTMREQEFDVAVVDEASQLTEPSTLAAINRADRFVLVGDHEQLPPVVRAENDLSESLFERLIDDHPDAGVMLDRQYRMSQRIQAFSSTEFYDGALRPATPEVAGQTLADLGVDTADLPPELRNPVSFVDPDGTHEGNANPIEADRVADIVDAYVAAGVDPDDIGVIAPFRAQVAEIGRRTNVTVDTVDRFQGSSKEVIVVSFVATGDLDSPVFDDPRRVNVALTRAKKALCLVGDAEALASDPFYARMLAWARR; encoded by the coding sequence GTGAACGTTCGCGGCCCCATCGTCGACGTCGGGGAGGTTCGACAGGTGAGCACCAAGTACGGCGAGTCGGACCTCGCGGAACTCTCCGTGCGGCCCGATGGTGGCACGAGCGACCCCGTCACGGTGACGCTGTGGGGGAAGTGGACCCACACCGCCGACCACGCCGAGGTGGGGATGGAACTGCTCGTCACCGACGCCGAGCGCAACGACTACGACGGCGACGAGGGGTACACCACCTCGAAAGAGTCCTACGTCGTCCTCGAACCCGACTTCCTCGTCGACGTGACCGACATCCGCTCGTGGGTGCAGTGCCCGCGGATGTACTACCTGAACAAACTCTCTGGCATCCCGCTCAACTACCCCGTCGTCAAAGGGACGGTCGTCCACGAGGTGTTCGGCGACCTGCTTCGCGGCGTCGACCTGGAGGACTCCATCGCCGACCGCGTCGGCGAGGCGGGACTTGAACTCGGCTTGCTAGGGCGCGAACGCGAGGAGGTCGCCAACGAGGTGCGTCGCAACGCCGCCGCCATCGAGGGGTGGCTCAGCCAGGGGACGATTACGGCCGACGACGGGGAGAGTGCCTCCCTCACGGGGTGGGACGGCGACCCCGACGACTCCGAGTGGCGCTCCGAGCGCACGCTCATCTCGCCCACTTTCGGCGTGAAGGGGCGCGCCGACGCCATCCGCCGCGGGCAACCGGTCGAACTCAAGACGGGCAAGAACACCAACCGCGAGCCTCGCTTCCAGGACAAGGTTCAGGCGGCCTGCTACGCCCTGCTCCTCCGGGAACGCGGCGTCGGCGCCGACACCGGCACCCTGCTGTACACGAAGAACACCGCACTCGACCGCGGCGAGGAGTCGGGCGACCTCTCGCCCGCGAAGGAGTTCTCCGTCGGCAAGGGCTTCCTCGATTTCGTCGTCCGCCAGCGCAACGAAATCGCCGCGACCGAGTTCGAGATGTCCGTCCCGACGGGCTACGAGGCGGACGCCAAGTGCGAGTACTGCTTCGAGCAGGACACCTGTATGGTCGTCTCGGGTCGCCTCGGACAGGAGTCGAAGGCGGGACAAATCGGCACACCGCTTCCCGAGGAGGAGCGTGACTACTTCGAGCGCACCTACCACGCCATCGAGGAGGAGCGCCGCGAGACGCACGCCGAGTACCGCAAACTGTGGGAGCAGTCCGCCGAGGAACGCGCCGCAGACGACCGCGCACTCATCGATCTCACCTTCGAGTCGGCCGACCCCATCGGCGACGGTCGCTGGCGGATCACCGCCCGCAAGGAGTCGGACGCCGTCTCGAAACTCCGCGAGGGCGACATCGCCCTCGCGTCCGATGGCGACCCCACCGCTGGCGACGCGGAACTCGGCCGCATCGTCGAACTCGGCGACCGCGTCGTCGTCGAGACGGACGAACGGATCGAGGTGAGTCGCCTCGACGTGTACCCCTCGGAACTGTCCGTCTCGCGGATGCACACCGCCGTCCACGACTTCGTCCTCAAGGGCGACCCCGACCGGAAGGACGTGCTGTTCGGCCGCCGTGACCCCGCGTTCCGCGACGACGACACCACCTACATCGACAATAACGACGCACAGAACGACGCGGTGAACCGCGCGGTCAACGCCGAAGACTTCGCACTCGTCCACGGGCCGCCGGGAACGGGCAAGACGTACACCATCGCACAGATCGTTCGGACGCTCGTCGCCGACGGCGACCGCGTCCTCCTGTCGGCGTTCACGAACCGCGCCGTCGACAACGCACTGGAGGCCCTCCGCGACCAAGGGATGGGCACCGAACCCGACGACGGCGTCCTCCGGGTCGGGACGAAGACGGGTGTCCGCGGCGATATGCAGGATCTTCGCCTCGTCACCCGCGGCGACCCGAACGACCGCGCGGCGACGCTCAACGATGCGGACGTCGTCGCCGCAACCACCTCCTCGTGTGGGTCGCGGACGATGCGCGAACAGGAGTTCGACGTGGCCGTCGTCGACGAAGCCTCACAACTCACCGAACCGAGCACGCTCGCCGCAATCAACCGCGCAGATCGGTTTGTCCTCGTGGGCGACCACGAGCAACTTCCGCCGGTCGTCCGCGCGGAGAACGACCTCTCGGAGTCGCTGTTCGAGCGCCTCATCGACGACCACCCCGACGCGGGCGTGATGCTCGACCGCCAGTACCGAATGAGCCAGCGCATTCAGGCGTTCTCCTCCACGGAGTTCTACGACGGTGCACTCCGACCCGCCACGCCGGAAGTGGCCGGGCAGACACTCGCGGATCTGGGCGTCGATACCGCAGACTTGCCACCCGAACTCCGCAATCCGGTGAGTTTCGTCGACCCCGACGGCACGCACGAGGGCAACGCCAATCCCATCGAAGCCGACCGCGTGGCCGACATCGTCGACGCCTACGTCGCCGCCGGCGTCGACCCCGACGACATCGGTGTCATCGCGCCGTTTCGCGCGCAGGTCGCAGAGATCGGTCGTCGGACGAACGTGACCGTCGACACGGTCGACCGCTTCCAGGGGTCGAGCAAGGAGGTAATCGTCGTCTCGTTCGTCGCCACCGGCGACCTCGACTCGCCGGTGTTCGACGACCCCCGCCGCGTCAACGTCGCCCTCACGCGGGCGAAGAAGGCGCTGTGTCTCGTCGGCGACGCCGAGGCGCTCGCCTCCGACCCCTTCTACGCCCGGATGCTGGCGTGGGCACGCCGATAG